The DNA segment ATGATATTCATATTTTCCATCAATTCTCCAATCTCATCATTCCTTTTTGGGATTGTTCCTTCAGAGAATACACCCATTGATATTCTCTTTGAAAACTCCACAAGTTCCTTTATGGGTGTTGTGATTCCTTTTGAAAGAAAATATGAGAGTAAAAGAGCTGCAATAGAAGAAAGGAGGGTAGAGAAGATGAGTCTTGTTTTAAGGGTGTTTATGAGGTTATATATACTTTTCATGAACATACTTGCTCTTGCCACTCCAATTATCTCTCCATCTCTTCTTATAGGAACCGCTACATATAGCATGTATTCTTTTGTTGTTTTGCTGTATCTTATGGATGTACCTATTTCACCCTTAAGGGCTTTAATTATTTCAGGTCTATTTTTGTGGTTCTCCATCTCTTCAGGATTTTTTTCGCTGTCTCCCCATACAACTCCATCACTTCCCACTATTGTTATTCTGTATCCCCTTGAAAGACCTATTTCCTTCACAAATTCCTGTATAGATTCCTTCTCATTTGATGAATGCATGAATTTTACAGAGGATGAGACTGTTCTTGCAACCTGTTCCAGGTCTTTTGAAAGAGTGTTTATATAGTAAGTTTTTACTATCTGTGAACTAAAAAGAAGGAATAATCCTGCTGTAATGAAAATTACAATTACAAAATTGATGAATATTTTTCTAAAAATGGTGTTTTTTCTCATAAATCCAGTTTGTATCCTACACCTCTAACATTTTTGATAAATTTGCCCACCTTTCCCAATTTCTCTCTTAAGTGCTTTATATGAACATCAATAGTTCTATCAATAACTATCTTCTCGCTGCCCCATATATAGTCAAGGAGTTCATTCCTTGAGAGAACCTCACCCCTTCTAATGGCGAGTGCCTTCAACAGCTTAAATTCTGTGGTAGTTAGATTAATTTTTTTTCCATTGACAAAGACTTCAAATTTCTTAAGATCTATCCTCAGGATGTTATCAAACTTTAAGATACTCTCATCTGAGGGTTTTCTTGTTCTTCTCAAAACAGCTCTCACTCTTGCCACCAATTCTCTTGGAGAGAAAGGTTTTGTTATATAATCGTCTGCTCCAAGTTCAAGTCCAAGGACTTTATCAATCTCAGTGTCTTTTGCTGTAAGCATTATTATTGGTATATTTTTTGTTTCATTCTCCGATTTTAAGATCTTACATATCTCAAGACCATCTA comes from the Caldisericia bacterium genome and includes:
- a CDS encoding response regulator transcription factor; protein product: MGKILIVDDEPDIVELVKINLEKNGFDVISSYTGREIFNLFKKFSIDLVILDLMLPDIDGLEICKILKSENETKNIPIIMLTAKDTEIDKVLGLELGADDYITKPFSPRELVARVRAVLRRTRKPSDESILKFDNILRIDLKKFEVFVNGKKINLTTTEFKLLKALAIRRGEVLSRNELLDYIWGSEKIVIDRTIDVHIKHLREKLGKVGKFIKNVRGVGYKLDL